One part of the Lotus japonicus ecotype B-129 chromosome 2, LjGifu_v1.2 genome encodes these proteins:
- the LOC130740950 gene encoding leucine-rich repeat receptor-like serine/threonine-protein kinase BAM1: MRLLLLLFLFHFTLSAPISEYRALLSLREAITDATPPSLSSWNASTSHCSWSGVTCDPRRHVIALNLTGLSLTGTLSADVAHLPFLSNLSLADNGLSGPIPPSLSAVTGLRFLNLSNNGFNGTFPSELSVLKNLEVLDLYNNNLTGVLPLDVTQLPNLRHLHLGGNFFSGQIPPEYGQWQHLEYLAVSGNELAGAIPPEIGNLTSLRELYVGYYNTYEGGIPPEIGNLTELVRFDAAYCGLTGEIPVELGKLQNLDTLFLQVNELSGSLPWELGNLKSLKSMDLSNNVITGEIPTNFENLKNLTLVNLFRNKLHGAIPEFIGELPALEVVQLWENNFTGSIPVGLGKNGKLTVVDLSSNKLTGTLPPNLCNGNRLQTLITLGNFLFGAIPESLGSCKSLSRIRMGDNFLNGSIPKGLFGLPNLTQVELQENYLSGNFPQDDSVSVNLGQITLSNNKLSGPLPPSIGNFSSVQKLLLDGNMFSGQIPPQIGRLQQLSKIDFSHNKFSGPIAPEISKCKVLTFVDLSRNELSGEIPNEITGMRILNYLNVSRNHLVGSIPGSISSMQSLTSVDFSYNNLSGLVPGTGQFSYFNYTSFLGNPDLCGPYLGACKDGVANGGHQPHVKGRLSSSVKLILVIGLLACSIVFAVAAILKARSLKKASDSRAWKLTAFQRLDFTVDDVLDSLKEDNIIGKGGAGIVYKGSMPNGDQVAVKRLPVMSRGSSHDHGFNAEIQTLGRIRHRHIVRLLGFCSNHETNLLVYEYMPNGSLGEVLHGKKGGHLQWDTRYKIAVEAAKGLCYLHHDCSPLIVHRDVKSNNILLDFNYEAHVADFGLAKFLQDSGTSECMSAIAGSYGYIAPEYAYTLKVDEKSDVYSFGVVLLELITGRKPVGEFGDGVDIVQWVRKMTDSNKEGVVKVLDPRLSSVPLHEVMHMFYVAILCVEEQAVERPTMREVVQILTELPGSKQGDLTITESSLPSSNALESPTAASKDHENPPQSPPTDLLSI, from the exons ATGCGTCTTCTGcttctcctcttcctcttccatttCACTCTCTCTGCACCCATCTCAGAGTACCGTGCTCTCCTCTCTCTCCGGGAAGCCATTACAGACGCCACCCCACCTTCACTCTCCTCATGGAACGCCTCAACCTCCCACTGTTCCTGGTCCGGCGTCACCTGCGACCCCCGCCGCCACGTCATCGCTCTCAACCTCACCGGCCTCAGCCTCACCGGTACTCTCTCCGCCGACGTCGCTCACCTCCCATTCCTCTCCAACCTCTCCCTCGCCGACAATGGGCTCTCTGGACCCATCCCACCGTCGCTGTCTGCAGTCACCGGACTCCGGTTTCTCAACCTCTCCAACAACGGCTTCAATGGCACCTTCCCTTCCGAGCTTTCCGTCCTCAAGAACCTCGAGGTTCTCGACCTCTACAACAATAACTTGACCGGAGTTCTCCCTCTCGATGTGACCCAGTTGCCGAACCTCCGCCACCTTCACCTCGGTGGCAACTTCTTCTCCGGCCAGATCCCTCCGGAGTACGGCCAGTGGCAGCACTTGGAGTACCTTGCTGTTTCCGGCAACGAGCTCGCCGGGGCCATTCCGCCGGAGATAGGGAACTTAACCAGCCTCCGGGAGCTCTACGTCGGGTACTACAACACCTACGAAGGCGGCATTCCGCCGGAGATTGGCAACCTGACGGAGCTCGTGAGGTTTGACGCAGCCTACTGTGGATTAACCGGTGAGATTCCGGTGGAGCTGGGGAAGCTTCAGAACCTGGATACTCTGTTTCTCCAAGTGAACGAGCTTTCAGGGTCTCTGCCATGGGAGCTTGGGAATCTGAAGAGCTTGAAATCCATGGATTTGTCTAACAATGTGATAACCGGTGAGATTCCGACGAACTTTGAAAACCTGAAGAATCTCACACTGGTGAACCTGTTCAGGAACAAACTTCACGGAGCTATTCCGGAGTTCATTGGCGAGTTGCCGGCGTTGGAGGTGGTGCAGTTGTGGGAGAACAACTTCACCGGAAGCATCCCTGTGGGTTTGGGGAAGAATGGTAAGCTCACGGTGGTTGATCTTTCTTCCAACAAGTTAACAGGTACTCTGCCTCCTAATCTCTGCAATGGGAACCGTCTTCAAACTCTGATAACTCTGGGGAATTTCCTCTTCGGTGCAATCCCTGAATCGCTTGGAAGCTGCAAATCACTGAGCAGGATTCGCATGGGAGATAACTTTCTGAATGGTTCAATCCCAAAAGGTCTTTTTGGACTTCCTAATCTAACCCAGGTTGAGCTTCAGGAAAATTACCTCTCTGGAAATTTTCCTCAGGATGATTCTGTTTCTGTTAATCTTGGTCAGATTACTCTCTCCAATAACAAACTCTCAGGGCCATTACCTCCTTCCATTGGCAACTTCTCTAGTGTGCAGAAGCTTCTCCTGGATGGAAACATGTTCTCTGGTCAGATACCCCCTCAGATTGGGAGGTTGCAACAGCTCTCAAAGATTGATTTTAGCCACAACAAGTTCTCAGGTCCTATTGCCCCAGAAATCAGTAAATGTAAGGTCTTAACATTTGTTGATCTTAGCCGTAATGAGCTCTCTGGTGAGATTCCAAATGAAATCACTGGTATGCGGATACTGAATTATTTGAATGTTTCAAGAAATCATCTAGTTGGTAGCATTCCAGGGTCTATTTCCTCAATGCAAAGCTTGACTTCTGTTGATTTTTCATATAACAATTTATCTGGTTTGGTTCCTGGTACTGGCCAATTCAGCTACTTCAATTACACTTCTTTCCTTGGAAACCCTGACCTCTGTGGACCCTATTTGGGTGCTTGCAAGGATGGCGTTGCCAATGGTGGGCACCAACCTCATGTTAAAGGGAGACTCTCTTCTTCAGTGAAGCTCATTCTGGTGATTGGGTTGCTTGCATGCTCCATTGTGTTTGCTGTTGCAGCAATACTCAAGGCTAGGTCTCTGAAGAAAGCCAGCGACTCGCGCGCATGGAAATTGACCGCGTTTCAACGCTTGGACTTCACTGTGGATGATGTTCTGGATTCCTTGAAGGAGGACAACATAATAGGGAAAGGGGGTGCTGGCATTGTCTATAAGGGTTCAATGCCAAATGGGGATCAGGTTGCTGTGAAAAGGCTTCCAGTTATGAGCAGAGGTTCTTCCCATGATCATGGATTCAATGCAGAGATTCAGACATTGGGGCGAATCCGTCACAGGCACATTGTTAGATTGCTGGGTTTCTGTTCAAATCATGAGACAAATCTGTTGGTCTATGAGTACATGCCAAATGGGAGTTTGGGTGAGGTTCTACATGGAAAAAAAGGGGGGCATTTACAGTGGGACACTAGGTATAAAATTGCTGTGGAGGCTGCAAAGGGACTTTGCTATCTACACCATGACTGTTCTCCGTTGATCGTCCATCGAGATGTAAAGTCAAACAACATCCTACTTGATTTTAACTATGAAGCTCATGTTGCTGATTTTGGGCTTGCCAAGTTCCTACAAGATTCTGGAACTTCTGAATGCATGTCTGCTATTGCCGGTTCATATGGATACATCGCTCCAG AGTATGCGTACACATTGAAGGTTGATGAGAAAAGCGATGTGTACAGCTTCGGCGTGGTTCTCTTGGAGCTGATAACCGGTAGAAAACCGGTAGGAGAGTTTGGTGACGGTGTGGACATTGTGCAGTGGGTGAGAAAAATGACAGACTCTAATAAGGAAGGAGTTGTAAAAGTTCTTGATCCGAGACTTTCCTCAGTTCCCCTTCATGAGGTGATGCACATGTTCTATGTAGCCATCTTATGTGTTGAAGAACAGGCAGTGGAACGACCAACCATGCGCGAAGTTGTTCAAATTCTGACAGAGCTTCCTGGTTCTAAACAAGGGGACTTAACAATCACAGAATCCTCTTTGCCATCATCAAACGCTCTAGAATCTCCAACAGCAGCCTCTAAAGATCATGAAAATCCTCCTCAATCCCCACCAACCGATCTTCTTAGCATCTGA
- the LOC130737275 gene encoding uncharacterized protein LOC130737275 produces the protein MDKENLAEGYTDKVKSKYVKGGKTKLLPKQVGDNSTLCKRNHLRRNQASSSKDPLPANTSVRGLSLYRQLVCEFDRAADPQPNVSDIFEVAELIEEVYLGDASYVCCYCSALMWYDERLAKSKHSLNPKFTRCCMKGKVVLPFLSKPPLLLYNLLHGIDPRSKHFKENIRAYNSMFAFTSIGGKVETAVNNGGGPPQFVLSGQNYHRIGTLLPQPGEMPKFAQLYIYDTQNENANRMKPFNSLKEADKLDISLVDELKQMIDESNVLAKSFRKVRDYINYTQGSAFALRLFRKRGKDPRTYNLPTSDEIAALIVGDFDTVEVGRDIIVKKEGVLTRIHETHTSFIPLQYPLMFPFGEDGWQEDIPLSGIAASTSSRVKPRVTLREFICFRIQERNNENENVLLCRRLFQQFVVDCYTMLESQRLSYLRNNQKLIRADFLSGLEEAMSRGETDPSSLGTRIVLPASFVGGKRYMFDCFQDAMAICKRFGYPDLFITMTCNSLWKEIDRFVRERNLRADERPDVCCRVFKIKLDHLIATLQSGIIFGPLQAGMYTIEFQKRGLPHAHILLWLGKENKLVTTSDIDKCISAEILDKKVYPKLNKVVSTYMLHGPCGPGYGKSPCMANGKCSKFFPKKFQETTLIDEEGYPIYKRRDSGIYVEKKGIRMDNSYVIPYNPQLLMLYNGHINVEYCNKSNAIKYLFKYVSKGPDRVNVEISNHKNDSTDPEVKDEIKQYYDCRYLTPCEAVWRTFGYYIHVKWPSVKKMTSHLPNKQSVCFRDHGDLNHIVEKASDKDTMFIAWMKANDIYEEGKAYTYAEFASYFVYDEDNQTWHPRKKGHSIGRLQYIPHGVGELYYLRVLLTIQKGCTSWESIRTIDGVVCPSFQDACYALGLLADDKEFIDAIIEANDLASGIQLRKFFVMLLTTNTMSKPEFVWEKSWRILADGIVYERRKKLRIPDLHVNDEDLRNLCLAELEKLLNMNGRSLKDYSCLPFPDLFDASQYENKLVADELNYDRAEMEGLHDSLLNSLTSEQQQIYKSVMDAVKSKVGGLFVLYGFGGTGKTYLWNTLSAAVRAQGLIVLNVASSGIASLLLPGGRTAHSRFSIPISIKESSTCNVAQGSLKAELLQKTSLIIWDEAPMLNRFCFEALDRTLNDIMKSHPSGTNGMPFGGKVVVLGGDFRQILPVIQKGSRCDIVNATINSSYLWKKCSVLKLTKNMRLTSSQSLDENMEITKFADWLLDIGDGKLNPNGDGESIIQIPDDLLILDSDNPIQSLIDFSYPHMLENLRKKNYKFFEERAILAPTLESVEAINNEMLSKIPGEVREYLSCDSTCKSDEDSEVEAEWFTSEFLNNIQCSGIPNHKLTLKVGVPIMLLRNIDQAGGLCNGTRMIVKELGKNVIVAYVVSGKQLGGKVLISRMDLVPSDSGVPFKFVRRQFTISLCFAMTINKSQGQTLSHVGLYLPKPVFTHGQLYVALSRVKSRKGLKILILDEDGLISTVTKNVVYKEVFNNL, from the exons ATGGACAAGGAAAATTTGGCCGAAGGATATACCGACAAAG TTAAATCAAAGTACGTCAAAGGTGGTAAAACAAAACTCCTTCCGAAACAAGTTGGTGATAATAGTACCTTATGTAAAAGAAACCATTTAAGACGGAATCAAGCAAGCTCTTCTAAAGATCCCTTACCTGCAAATACGTCTGTTAGAGGGTTATCTTTGTATCGTCAATTGGTTTGTGAGTTTGATAGAGCAGCTGACCCACAACCGAATGTTTCAGACATATTTGAAGTCGCTGAGTTAATAG AAGAGGTCTATCTCGGTGACGCTTCATATGTATGTTGCTACTGTTCTGCTTTGATGTGGTATGACGAACGGCTGGCAAAAAGTAAGCACTCATTAAATCCAAAATTCACAAGGTGTTGTATGAAAGGGAAGGTAGTGCTGCCATTTCTATCAAAACCACCTCTTCTTTTATATAATCTGCTTCATGGTATAGATCCCCGATCGAAACActttaaggaaaatattaggGCATATAATAGTATGTTTGCCTTTACTTCGATTGGTGGAAAGGTGGAAACGGCTGTCAACAATGGAGGGGGCCCACCCCAATTTGTCCTCAGCGGTCAAAATTATCACCGGATAGGTACCCTATTACCTCAACCCGGCGAAATGCCGAAATTTGctcaactatatatatatgacactCAGAATGAAAATGCAAATAGAATGAAACCGTTTAA TTCATTAAAGGAAGCTGATAAATTGGATATATCATTAGTTGATGAATTGAAGCAAATGATTGATGAGAGTAATGTTTTGGCTAAATCATTTCGCAAAGTGAGAGATTATATCAATTATACACAAGGTTCAGCGTTTGCTTTGAGACTTTTTCGCAAACGAGGTAAGGACCCTAGAACATATAACCTTCCCACGTCTGATGAAATAGCTGCACTTATTGTAGGGGATTTTGACACAGTAGAAGTTGGCAGAGATATCATTGTAAAAAAAGAGGGGGTTCTAACTAGGATTCACGAAACTCACACTTCGTTTATTCCATTACAATATCCGTTGATGTTTCCTTTTGGTGAAGATGGTTGGCAAGAAGATATCCCTTTATCTGGTATTGCTGCATCAACTAGCTCTCGAGTCAAACCTCGCGTCACATTGAGGGAATTCATATGCTTCAGAATACAAGAGAGGAATAATGAAAATGAGAATGTTTTATTATGTCGAAGGCTTTTTCAACAGTTTGTGGTTGATTGTTATACAATGTTAGAATCTCAAAGGCTTTCATATCTTCGCAACAACCAAAAACTTATTCGAGCTGATTTTCTAAGTGGTCTTGAAGAAGCCATGTCTAGGGGTGAAACTGACCCGAGTTCTTTAGGGACGCGTATTGTGTTACCGGCATCATTTGTTGGTGGGAAACGGTATATGTTTGATTGTTTCCAAGATGCAATGGCTATATGCAAGCGCTTTGGTTATCCCGATCTTTTCATTACTATGACCTGCAATTCTTTGTGGAAAGAAATTGACAGGTTTGTTCGAGAACGAAACCTACGAGCTGATGAAAGACCTGATGTTTGTTGTCGAGTGTTTAAAATCAAGCTAGACCACTTAATAGCAACGCTGCAGAGTGGTATTATTTTTGGTCCTCTACAAGCAG GGATGTATACAATTGAATTTCAGAAAAGAGGATTACCACACGCGCATATTTTGTTATGGCTTGGCAAGGAGAACAAGTTAGTTACAACATCTGACATTGATAAATGCATAAGCGCTGAAATTCTTGACAAGAAGGTATATCCTAAATTAAACAAAGTTGTATCTACTTATATGCTGCATGGCCCGTGCGGTCCTGGTTATGGTAAATCTCCTTGCATGGCAAATGGAAAATGCAGCAAATTTTTTCCTAagaaattccaagaaaccacaTTAATTGATGAAGAGGGTTATCCTATATATAAAAGGAGAGATTCAGGAATTTATGTTGAGAAGAAAGGGATTCGCATGGACAATAGTTACGTTATCCCTTACAATCCTCAACTTCTGATGCTATACAATGGTCACATCAATGTAGAATACTGCAACAAGTCAAATGCGATCAAATACCTGTTCAAATATGTCAGCAAAGGGCCAGATAGAgtaaatgttgagatttccaatcACAAAAATGATTCCACAGATCCTGAGGTGAAAGACGAGATTaagcaatattatgattgcAGATATTTGACTCCATGTGAAGCTGTTTGGCGGACCTTCGGCTATTACATTCATGTTAAGTGGCCGTCGGTTAAGAAAATGACCTCTCACCTACCAAATAAGCAAAGTGTTTGTTTTAGAGATCATGGTGATTTGAACCACATTGTTGAAAAAGCCTCTGATAAAGACACTATGTTTATAGCGTGGATGAAAGCCAATGATATCTATGAAGAGGGAAAAGCCTATACATATGCAGAGTTCGCATCATATTTTGTTTATGATGAGGACAACCAAACATGGCATCCAAGGAAAAAAGGACACTCTATTGGAAGACTCCAATATATCCCTCATGGAGTTGGAGAACTTTACTACTTGAGAGTTCTACTAACTATACAGAAAGGTTGCACAAGTTGGGAGAGCATTCGAACCATTGATGGTGTTGTATGTCCATCATTTCAAGACGCATGTTATGCATTAGGATTGTTAGCTGATGACAAAGAATTTATAGATGCAATAATTGAAGCAAATGATCTAGCATCAG GTATTCAGCTTCGGAAGTTCTTTGTCATGTTGCTTACTACAAACACTATGAGCAAGCCTGAATTTGTGTGGGAGAAAAGTTGGAGGATTTTAGCTGACGGGATAGTTTATGAAAGGAGGAAAAAGCTACGCATTCCAG ATCTACATGTAAATGATGAGGATCTGAGAAATCTTTGTTTAGCAGAACTGGAGAAGTTGCTGAATATGAATGGAAGGTCATTAAAAGATTATTCATGCCTCCCCTTTCCTGATTTATTTGATGCCAGCCAGTATGAGAACAAATTAGTAGCTGATGAGTTGAATTATGATAGAGCTGAGATGGAAGGTTTGCACGATTCATTACTCAATTCACTAACTTCAGAACAACAACAAATATACAAGTCCGTAATGGATGCTGTTAAAAGTAAGGTTGGAGGTCTGTTTGTTTTATATGGATTTGGAGGTACTGGTAAAACGTATCTGTGGAATACGTTATCTGCTGCAGTAAGGGCACAAGGGTTGATTGTATTAAATGTTGCTTCAAGTGGAATTGCATCATTACTTCTACCTGGGGGAAGAACTGCGCATTCTCGATTTTCTATTCCCATTTCTATAAAAGAGAGCTCAACTTGCAATGTGGCGCAGGGTTCTTTAAAAGCAGAGTTGTTACAAAAAACAAGTCTGATCATATGGGATGAAGCACCAATGCTTAATAGATTTTGTTTTGAAGCCCTGGACAGGACTTTAAATGACATAATGAAGTCGCACCCAAGTGGTACTAATGGCATGCCTTTTGGTGGTAAAGTTGTTGTGTTGGGGGGAGACTTCAGGCAAATATTGCCAGTTATACAGAAAGGAAGTCGCTGTGATATAGTGAATGCGACCATAAATTCGTCATATCTTTGGAAGAAGTGTTCTGTTCTTAAATTGACAAAAAACATGAGGCTGACAAGTTCTCAATCCCTTGATGAAAACATGGAGATTACAAAGTTCGCTGATTGGCTACTGGACATTGGTGATGGGAAATTGAATCCAAATGGGGATGGAGAATCTATCATTCAGATACCAGACGACCTTCTTATTCTTGACTCAGATAATCCAATTCAAAGTTTGATTGATTTTTCTTACCCTCATATGTTGGAGAACTTGAGAAAAAAGAACTACAAATTCTTTGAAGAACGTGCTATATTGGCCCCCACTTTAGAAAGTGTAGAAGCAATCAACAATGAGATGCTATCTAAAATACCAGGAGAGGTTAGAGAATATTTGAGTTGTGATTCTACTTGCAAGTCAGATGAAGATTCCGAGGTTGAAGCAGAGTGGTTCACAAGTGAGTTCTTGAATAATATTCAATGTTCCGGCATACCAAATCACAAATTGACTTTAAAGGTCGGTGTCCCTATCATGTTGTTGCGCAACATTGACCAAGCAGGTGGACTTTGTAATGGCACAAGAATGATTGTTAAGGAATTGGGCAAAAATGTCATTGTTGCATATGTTGTTTCTGGGAAGCAGTTAGGGGGGAAGGTGCTTATATCTAGAATGGATTTAGTTCCTTCCGACTCCGGTGTTCCATTTAAATTTGTCAGGCGACAATTTACAATCtctttatgttttgcaatgactattAATAAAAGCCAAGGTCAGACGCTATCTCATGTCGGTTTGTATCTACCCAAACCAGTGTTtactcatggtcagttatatgtgGCACTATCAAGGGTAAAGTcaagaaaaggtttgaaaattttgattttggatgaagatgGGTTAATCTCGACTGTGACAAAAAATGTGGTATACAAGGAGGTTTTTAATAATCTTTGA